DNA sequence from the Sphingomonas sp. genome:
GCACTGATCATATCAGGGTAAAATCTCAACGCATCTTGTGCTTTTTGAAGAAAATTCTCCATTTTGTTAACGAGAATATCCCCCCACTCCAACGGCTGGCGATAGTGTCGAGAAAGAAGTGCTAGTCGGATTGCCCCGCCAGACCAGCGAGTTAAAAGCTGATCGACAGTAATAATGTTGCCCAAACTCTTGGACATCTTCTCCGCGCCCGCCATCGACAGAAAGCCGTTATGCACCCAGTAATTGGCGAGCGGCGCCCCGTGATGCGCACAGCGGCTCTGGGCGATCTCGTTCTCGTGGTGCGGGAAGATCAGGTCGAGCCCGCCGCCGTGAATGTCGATCGTCTCGCCGAGATGTTCGCGGATCATCGCCGAGCATTCGATATGCCAGCCCGGCCGCCCCCGCCCCCAGGGCGAATCCCAGCCGATCACGCCGTCGGCAGAGGGCTTCCACAGCACGAAGTCGGCCGGATCGCGCTTGTAGCTCGCCACCTCGACCCGCGCCCCGGCGATCATCGCCTCGCGGTCGCGCCGCCCGAGCGCGCCGTAATCCGGATCGCTCGGCACATGGAACAGCACATGGCCGTCCGCTTCATAGGCGTTGCCGGTCTCCACCAGCCGCGCGATCATCGCGATCATCGCGGCGATGTTCACCGCATCGGTCGCATGCGGCGCGATGTCGGGCGGCGCCACGCCCAGCGCGCCCATATCCTGTAGATAGAAATCCTCGTAACGCCTTGTGATCACGGCAGGATCGACGCCCTCCGCCTCCGCCGCCGCGATGATCTTGTCGTCTACGTCGGTGACGTTGCGGGCATAGACCAGGCTGCCCGCGCCATGGACATGCCGGAGCAGCCGGGCGAGCACGTCGAACACAACGGCGGGGCGCGCATTGCCGATATGGGCGCGGTTGTAGACGGTCGGCCCGCACACATACATCGTCACCCGCGCGGGGTCGGCGGGCGTGAAGGGGCGCTTTTTACGCGCCATCGTGTCGTACAGATAGATTTCGGTCATTGCGCGTTGGCCGTGGCGCCATCCTCCGCCGCCGCTCCGCGCTGCGCTTCGACCAGCTCGACGATCGTCTCGCCGGAGGATTTGAGCAGCGGCCAGGTGCGCGATTCCGAAATCCATTCCGGCCGTGCCGCCGCCTGCCCCCAGATCACGTCATAGACGAGGCTGAGCGCGAGGAAGAGCAAAGTCGCGACGATCAGGCCCTTCAGCGCGCCGAAGCCCGCGCCCAGCACCCGGTCGATCGGCCCCACGATCGACTGGCGCACCCGCTCGCCCAGCCGCCGCGAGGCGAGCTTGCCGCCGAGGAAGACCAGCCCGAAGACCAAAGCGAAGGCGAGCACCGCCGCCCCGGATTCCGTGCCGATCGGCCCGACCAGCCAGCCGCGCACCGGCTCGTACAGATAGCGCAATGCCACGATCGCCAGGAACCAGGCGAACAGCGACAGCGCCTCCGCGACGAAGCCGCGCAGGAAGCCGAAGACGAGCCCGGCGCCGACCAGCAGCAGGACGATTATGTCGAGGGCGGTGAGGTCCATGAGAGGGGTGGTTAGTGGAGGATGCGACCAGTTCAAACCACAATTTTCCCCCGCTCATCCTGAGTAGGGACCGAGCTTGTCGAGGGGCACATCGAAAGGTCTTCGGAAGGGCTTTGCGTACAATGCACCGACAAGCCTACCAAAGGGCCGTCTTAGCCTTATTGGATCAGTCGCACCTCGGTGGAGCGGACGTTATAATTGGCACCGCCTTGGCCATCGGCGGTGAAGGTTATCGGGACATCCGCGCTTTTCCCACACACAGTGAAAGTCCAGACTTCACTCCATGAGCCAGCATAATAGGCTCCATGGAAATTCGTTCCAAGGTCGGGGCTCCTCTCGGTAACGCGCGTACCGCCCATCCTCAGACCTTCGCCATTGCATGTCGGGTCGGCCGCGCGCACAGCATGCAACGCGCTCATCGCTGCCATTGCGCTGGTATCCCGCATCAGACTTGGATTGGCGAGGCTCTCGCCCTCATTCACCACCCTCGCCCTGATACTGTCATCCGGCATTTTGAGAACGATGAAACGCAAGCGCGGAGCATCTGGACACCCTTCCGCGCGACCATAAGCGGTCCATCCGTTCTTCACCTGCCCCGACGTAACGCCCTGACTGATCATCCTTATCGCCGTCGCGGTCTCAAGTGGGTCCAAACGCACGCCGGTCGGAACGCATGAATTCTGTTCGTTTGCGATCGCCTGAAGCGTAAGAAGCGCGTCCGCCTGGACCGCATCCATGGCAGGTGGTGGCTCTGCGGCATTGGTGCGCTCAACAAACGCTCTAAAGGATTCGTCCTGCGCCAGTGCCATATCGTTGATGCTGAAGACCGCGAGCGCAAGTAAAGCGAGTTTCTTCAAAATCCCCTCCCGTTTTTACCAAAATTATCTCGGTAATACGTAGGATCAAGTACGCCCCAGCAAATGATCCACCAACTGCCCCAGCGTCCGATGGGCCGAAAGCGCCATCGCCCCCTTCCCGTTCCCCAGCGCCGCCGGCACCAGCGCCCGCGCGAAGCCCAGCTTGGCCGATTCCTTCAGCCGCAATTCGCCATGCGCCACCGGCCGCAATTCGCCGGACAGGGCCACTTCCCCGAACGCCACCGTCTCGGCCGGCACGGGCCGCTCGGACAAGGCCGAGACAAGCGCCGCCGCCACCGCCAGGTCCGCCGCCGGATCGGTGACGCGATAGCCGCCCGCCACGTTCAGATAGACCTCCGCCGAGGAGAAGCTGAGCCCGCAGCGCGCCTCCAGCACGGCGAGGATCATCGCGAGGCGCCCCGAATCCCAGCCCACCGCCGCCCGCCGCGGCGTCGCGCCGCTGGCCAGCCGCACGGTCAGCGCCTGGATTTCCACCAGCACCGGCCGCGTGCCCTCCAGCGCGGGGAAGACCACCGCGCCCGGCACCGCCTCGCCCCGCTCGGTCAGGAACAGGGCCGAAGGGTTGGCGACCTCCGCCAGCCCCCCCTCGCCCATCGCGAACACGCCGATCTCGTCGGTGCCGCCGAAGCGGTTCTTCACGGCGCGCAGGATGCGGTATTGATGGCTGCGCTCCCCTTCGAAGCTCAGCACCGTGTCGACCATATGCTCCAGCACGCGCGGCCCGGCGATCGCGCCGTCCTTGGTGACATGGCCGACCAGCACCACGGCCGTCCCGCTCTCCTTGGCGAAGCGGATCAGCTCGTGCGCGGCGGCGCGCACCTGGCTCACCGTCCCCGGCGCGCCTTCGATCAGGTCCGAATACATGGTCTGGATCGAATCGATCACGACCAGAGCCGGCGGCGCCCCCTCCCCCAAAGTCGTCAGAATATCGCGCACCGAGGTCGCCGCCGCCAGTCGCAGCGGCGCCGCGCCCAGCCCCAGCCGCCGCGCGCGCAGCCGCACCTGATCCGCCGCCTCCTCGCCGGAAATGTAGGCAACGCCAGCACCTTGCGCGGCGATCCTCGCGGCGGCCTGCAACAGCAAAGTCGATTTGCCGATGCCCGGATCGCCGCCGATGAGCGTCGCCGATCCCGCC
Encoded proteins:
- the cysS gene encoding cysteine--tRNA ligase, with amino-acid sequence MTEIYLYDTMARKKRPFTPADPARVTMYVCGPTVYNRAHIGNARPAVVFDVLARLLRHVHGAGSLVYARNVTDVDDKIIAAAEAEGVDPAVITRRYEDFYLQDMGALGVAPPDIAPHATDAVNIAAMIAMIARLVETGNAYEADGHVLFHVPSDPDYGALGRRDREAMIAGARVEVASYKRDPADFVLWKPSADGVIGWDSPWGRGRPGWHIECSAMIREHLGETIDIHGGGLDLIFPHHENEIAQSRCAHHGAPLANYWVHNGFLSMAGAEKMSKSLGNIITVDQLLTRWSGGAIRLALLSRHYRQPLEWGDILVNKMENFLQKAQDALRFYPDMISASPPPKRFISAICDDLNTGVAIDVLQSHVRKLRAAKDVDFTTYMKFACEVVACFDLLGVPRSAILPCVSEELIERIEARIAARTEAKKARDFAEADRIRDALAAEGIVLEDGPQGTSWRRA
- the radA gene encoding DNA repair protein RadA, yielding MARPKKRYVCQLCGAVSPRWAGQCADCGEWNSLVEDAAGVVTPFSAKHDLRSGGRRVELTGLDAEAVLPARLATGIAELDRALGGGLVAGSATLIGGDPGIGKSTLLLQAAARIAAQGAGVAYISGEEAADQVRLRARRLGLGAAPLRLAAATSVRDILTTLGEGAPPALVVIDSIQTMYSDLIEGAPGTVSQVRAAAHELIRFAKESGTAVVLVGHVTKDGAIAGPRVLEHMVDTVLSFEGERSHQYRILRAVKNRFGGTDEIGVFAMGEGGLAEVANPSALFLTERGEAVPGAVVFPALEGTRPVLVEIQALTVRLASGATPRRAAVGWDSGRLAMILAVLEARCGLSFSSAEVYLNVAGGYRVTDPAADLAVAAALVSALSERPVPAETVAFGEVALSGELRPVAHGELRLKESAKLGFARALVPAALGNGKGAMALSAHRTLGQLVDHLLGRT
- a CDS encoding CvpA family protein — translated: MDLTALDIIVLLLVGAGLVFGFLRGFVAEALSLFAWFLAIVALRYLYEPVRGWLVGPIGTESGAAVLAFALVFGLVFLGGKLASRRLGERVRQSIVGPIDRVLGAGFGALKGLIVATLLFLALSLVYDVIWGQAAARPEWISESRTWPLLKSSGETIVELVEAQRGAAAEDGATANAQ